The window CTTGTTTGGTACAATACTGATAGGGTGCATTATGCTTTTCAGAATAAATTATCTCCTGTACAGTTTATGTTATCGCTGACTAAATTACAATTACCAGTTTTAATGCCTCAAAAGTGCAAAATTGGGTGGCCTCATACAAGAGCTTGACTGATTATTAATAATCAGTTAGACTTTATATCATAAATAATAACTAACAGTTTGCGAATAACAGTATCCAAGCAATATTGTATATTTCTTGTATTCTGTCATCGCAGCTAAAAATAAAATAATATGGCAGAAAAATTTGAACGAATAAAGCCGCACGTTAATGTAGGAACAATTGGCCACGTTGACCATGGGAAAACTACTTTAACTGCTGCCATCCTTAAACAATTGAGTGCTAAAGGTTTTAATGCCCAAAAAAAGGGAGTTAACGAGATTGATAATGCTCCAGAAGAAAGGGATCGTGGTATTACTATTGCCTTAGCTCATGTTGAGTACGAAAGTGAAAAAAGACACTATGCCCATATCGACTGCCCGGGTCATGCTGATTATATTAAGAACATGATTACTGGCTCAGCTCAGATGGATGGTGCTATTTTGGTTGTGTCTGCTGCTGACGGCCCAATGCCTCAGACTAGAGAGCACGTTCTTTTAGCCCGTCAGGTCGGCGTGCCGGCAATTGTCGTATTTTTAAATAAAGTTGACCAGGTTGATGATCCTGAATTGATTGATTTAGTTGAGGCAGAAGTGAGAGAGCTTTTGACTAAATATGAATTTCCTGGAGACAAAATTCCATTTATCCGCGGTTCAGCTTTAAAGGCCCTGGAGGCAAGCTCTCCGGATTCAGAAGATGCTAAATGTATTTTCGAGCTTGTTAAAGCTTTGGATGAATACATTCCGGAACCAAAACGAGAAACCGATAAACCGTTTTTAATGCCGATTGAAGATATCTTCTCAATTGGAGGCCGCGGAACTGTGGTTACTGGAAAAATTGAAAGAGGAATCGTTAAAATTAACGAAGAAGTTGAAATTATTGGAATAAAGCCGACCCAGAAGACCGTAATTACTGGTATTGAAATGTTTAACAAGTCATTAGATGAGGGTATGGCAGGTGATAATGCCGGAATTCTCTTAAGAGGCTTAAAGAAAGAAGACGTAGAAAGAGGACAAGTTATTGCCAAGCCAGGTAGCGTTACTCCTCATAGTGAATTTGAAGGCGAAGTTTATATTTTATCTAAAGAAGAAGGCGGTCGTCATACTCCATTCTTCAAAGGATATAAGCCTCAGTTTTATATCCGTACCACTGATGTTACTGGTGATGTAACTTCATTGGCAGAAGGAACAGAAATGGTAATGCCTGGCGATACTGTCAAATTAAATATCAAACTTATCAACCCAGTAGCACTGGAAGAAAAACAAAGATTTGCCATTCGAGAAGGAGGCAAGACAGTTGGCGCAGGAGTAGTCACTAAAATCATCAAGTAATTTATTCGAAATAATGGTAAAAAAGAAAGAAATCGGAACCGAAGAGATAAAGCAGCGTTTGAGAATAAAGATCAAAGCGTTTGATCATAAAATTGTTGACCAATCAGCTAAGCAGATTATTGAGATTGCCGAGAGATACGGGGCCGAAGTAGTTGGTCCAATACCATTGCCAACTCATATTCAGAAATACACGGTTAATCGTTCAACCTTTGTTCATAAGAACGCGAGAGAACAGTTTGAGATGAGAACCCATAAGCGCGTGATTGATATACTCAATCCAGCGCCGAAGATTATTGATGCATTGATGAATTTAAACTTGCCTGCAGGCGTAGACATAGAGATTAAAATGTAACTACAAATTATTAAATGAATTTGTATTAATAAAATAGATGGAAAAGACAGCTAGCTGAGTTAGAAATACCGGGTAGCCGGTATTTTTCATTAGCATTTTCGTATAGTATGATAAAATTTATAATTGGGAAAAAAGTCGGAATGACTCAAATATATAACAAAGAAGGAATAGTTGTACCAGTTACTGTTATTGAAGCTGGGCCGTGTTTTATTACTCAAATCAGAACAAAAGAACCCAACAAAGACGGTTATGATGCTGTCCAGATTGGATTTCAGGAATTAAAGCCCCAAAAAATAAAAAAGCCGTTAAAACAAAAACCATTTAAATATCTGAAAGAATTCAGAGGAGATATAGATATTACAAAATTTAAAACTGGCGACAAAATTGATGTTTCAACTTTTCAAGAAGGAGATAAAATAAGAATTTCGGGGATTTCTAAAGGCAGAGGATTCCAGGGGGTTGTAAAAAGATATGGGTTCAAGGGTGGTTCAACTTCTCACGGAGACCCACATAGTTTAAGAAAACCCGGTTCTATTGGTTGCAGTTTTCCGGAAAAAGTAATAAAAGGAAAAAGAATGGCTGGTCATATGGGCATTGATAGAATCACGGTCAAAAATTTAAAAATCGCTGCAATAGATGCAGAGAATAATTTATTGGCAGTTTCTGGCGCAGTTCCGGGTCCCAATGGCGGATTAATCGAAATTCAAACTATTTAATTATGATTAAAGTATTGGTTCATAATTCAGAGGGGGAACAAGTAGGCACAATAAGTTTGCCAGAGGAAATTTTTGGCGTGAAAATTAATAATGATTTAATTTATCAGGCGGTAAACGCCCAGACGGCAAACAGCCGTTTTCATCTAGCCCATGCTAAAGACAGAAGCGAGGTGAGAGGCGGAGGCAAAAAACCATGGAGACAAAAAGGAACTGGCCGCGCCAGACATGGTTCAATTCGTTCCCCTTTATGGAGAGGCGGTGGCGTGACTTTCGGACCGAAGCTTGAGGAAAATTTTGAGAAAAAAATCAATAAAAAAGCCAAAAGAAAAGCTCTTTTTATGGTTTTAACTTCGAAGGTTCAGGATAAAGAATTGATTGTTTTAGATGAATTAAAGATAAAAGAACCAAAAACAAAAATAATGGCTGGAATTTTTGGTAAAATTCTTAAAGAAGTCAAAAAACCGAGCGTATTGATAACTATTTCCAAAAAAAATGAAAATATAATCATTGCCAGCAAAAATATTCCCAGTACAAAAACAATACTTGCCGACAGTTTAAATGTTTTAGATTTATTATCGTTTAAATATTTACTAATAGATAAAGAAGCAATTAAGGTAATTGAAAAGACTTATGGGACTGTTTAATGTTTTTAAAAAAAGACCCGCCGCAAGCGCGAAGCGCAAGCAGGCGGGCCCGCCTAAATCTGAAAGTTTTGGCGTGGAGCCCATTAAAAGGGCGCCAATGAAAAATAAGGAAATTACAGCTGCGATACTTTTAAAAGGACCACATATCAGCGAGAAGGCGACCAATCTTTCCGAAAGCGGAAAATATATTTTTAAAGTTTATTCTGATGCCAATAAATCAGAAATTAAAAAAGCTATTGCTAATCTTTATGGCGTAGCGGTTAAAAAGGTTAATATCATCAATATCAAAACCAAGAAAAGAATAATGAAAGGTAAAATTGGCGAAAAACCAGGATACAAAAAAGCCATTATTACTCTATGGAGAGGTCATAAAATCGAGATTTTACCGCATTAATTATGAAAAATTATAAACCAACAAGTCCAGGCACAAGAGGGAGAATCGGTATTGAATACAGTAAAATTTTAACTACTGACAAGCCGAAAAAATCTCTTCTCATGTCTTTCAAGAAACAAGCTGGCCGAAACAAACAAGGTAGGATTACTATTAGGCATCAAGGTGGAGGACACAAACAATTGTACCGCATCGTTGATTTCAGAAGAGATAAGATGAATATTCCGGCTAAAGTAAAAACTATTGAATATGATCCGAATAGGTCAGCTTTTATTGCTTTGATTTGTTATGCTGACGGAGAAAAAAGATATATTTTAGCTTCGCAGGAGATGAAAGTCGGAGATGAAATTATTACATCCGAGAAAACAATCATTAAATCCGGAAACAGAATGGCACTAAAAAATATTCCAGTGGGAACTTTTGTTTATAATATTGAATTGATTCCTAACCAAGGCGGGAAGATTGTCCGCACAGCTGGTTCAGGCGCGCAAGTCAGCGCCCAAGAAGGTCGGCATGTCCATTTAATCCTTCCTTCCGCGGAAATCAGGATGGTGAAAGCAGATTGCATGGCAACAATAGGCGCATTAAGCAATCCCGAGCATATTTTTACTAACCTTGGAAAGGCCGGCAGAATGAGATGGAAAGGAGTAAGGCCAAGGGTTAGGGGAACAGCGATGAATCCAGTTGACCATCCGCACGGCGGAGGAGAAGGTAAGACGTCGATTGGTTTGCGCAGAGGACCGAAAACTCCTTGGGGCAAGCAGGCTTTTGGCGTTAAAACCAGGAAAAATAGAAAATATTCTGATACATTTATAATTAGAAGAAGAATTCACAAAAAACGTAAATAAAAGTATGACACGAAGTTTAAAAAAAGGTCCTTGGGTGGATAAAAAATTAATAGAGAAAGTTAAGAAATTAAAATCTGGAGATAAAACCATAATTAGAACATGGTCTCGCGACTGTACTATAACGCCAGAAATGATAGGATTTACTTTTGGCGTGCATAATGGCAAAGACCATATTGTGGTTTTTGCAACAGAAGAAATGGTCGGTCATAAATTAGGAGAATTTTCTCCGACTAGGAAATTCACTAGTCACGGAGGCAAGATGCAGAGAGAAATCGAAAAAGGCACAGAAGAAACGGCGTCAGCACCAACGTTAGCACCCGTTGCAAAAACTAAATAAAAAATATGGAAATTAAAGCCAGTTTAAATTATTTAAGGATTGCTCCGAGAAAAGTTAGGTCAGTGATTGATTTAATCAGGGGCAAAGAAATAAAAGAAGCAGAAGCCCAGTTGAAATTTATCAGTCGAAGGGCAGCGGCTCCGATTTTGAAACTTGTGAACTCGGCTATTGCTAATGCTAAGAACAATCTTAATCTTGAAAAGGAAAATTTATTTATCAAAGAAATCAGAGTTGATGAGGGCGTTCCCAATAAAAGATGGATGCCGGTTTCAAGAGGCAGAGCGCATCCGATTATGAAAAGAACAAGCCATATAATTTTAGTGTTAGGGGTTAAAGATGGGGTTAAAATAAAAAAAGCCCAGCCCGTAAAATCAATAGAAATGGAAAAAACTCCGAAAGAAGCGCCTCCAGTTACGGTTGTGTCCACTCAGAAACCGGAGAAACCGAAATATAGACCTCTCAAAGAGACTAAAAAAGGAAAAGGATTTATCGGAAGCATTGCTAGAAAAATATTTAGAAGAAAATCAATGTAATTATGAGTCATAGAGTTCATCCAAAAGTTTTTAGAATAAAAGGCATTGAGGATTGGCAGTCGCAGTGGTTCAGCAAAAAAAACTACAAAAGTAATTTGGAGCAGGATATTAAAATCCGCGAATTTTTAAAAAAAGAATTAAAGCCGGCAATAGTTGACGAGATAATAATAAAGCGTTTGGCTAATTCCATTCATATTATAATCAAAGCCGCCAGGCCGGGCATTATTATCGGCCGCGGAGGAGCTGGAATCCAAGAACTTAAGAAACGAGTTATCAGTAAAGTTTTTAAAGGGAAAATAAAAGGTATAGACATTAAAATAGACGTAGAGGAAATTAGAAAAGCCGAAACCAAAGCAAATATTATCGGTCAGGCAATTGCCGAACAGCTGGAGCGAAGAATGCCTTTCAGGCGTGTAATTAAACAGACAATCGAAAAGGCAATACAGAATCCAGAGGTCAAGGGAATCAAAGTTTCTGTTTCCGGGCGTTTGAATGGTTCGGAAATGGCCCGTGATGAAAAATTAATTAAGGGTAGTTTACCTCTTCAGACAATCAGGGCAAATATTGATTATGCCCAGGTTAATGCTTACACAATTTACGGCGTGATCGGAATAAAAATTTGGATAAACAAAGGAGAGGTATTTGAAAAATAATATGCAGCCCAAAAAAGTAAAACATAGAAAATGGCATAAAGGTAGAAGAAGATTTAAAGGAAATTCCAAGGGTGGTACAGAATTAATTTTTGGAGCCTTTGGATTGAAAGCAGACGGTACAAAATGGATAACTGCCAGGCAGATCGAGTCAGCCAGAAGAACAATAGCCCATCATTTGCAGAAAGGTGGTAAGTTTTGGATTAGGGTTTTTACCGACAAGCCAGTAACCCAAAAAGGGCAGGAGGTGCCGATGGGTGGCGGTAAGGGAAGCGTTGAATATTATGTAGTTGCTGTTAAGCCGGGCAGAATACTTTTCGAAATAGACGGGGTTTCCGAGGAAATTGCAAAAGAGGCAATAAAATTAGCCAGCCATAAACTTCCGATCAGAACAAAATTTGTAAAAAGATAAATTATGAAAACAAAAGAATTCAAGCAAAAAACAGATAAAGAATTGAAAGAAACTCTTATCCATCTGAGAGATAATCTTCGAGAGTTAAGATTTAACCTAGCCAGCGGGAAAGTGAAGAATATCAACGAAATTCATAGGAATAGGCGCGATATTGCTAGAATATTAACACTTTTGAAACAACATGGACAAGAAAACAAATAAAAGAATATTAAAAGGTGTAGTAGTTTCTGATAAAATGGATAAAACCATTGTGGTTTTAGTTGAAAGGATCAAGGAACATCCCAAATACAGAAGAAGATATCGTGTTTCCAAAAAATACAAAGCTCATGATCCAGAGAAAAAATATCATATCGGAGACAAGATTTCTATTCAAGAATGCGGGCCAATATCAAAAGAAAAAAGATGGATAGTTTTATAATTATATGATTCAGGCAGGAACAAATTTAATTGTAGCTGACAATACTGGAGCGAAAGCAATCCGGGTGTTTAAGGTTTTGGGTGCAACCAGACGCAGATATGCTCAGATTGGCGATATTATTGTGGCTTCAGTTAAGAATGCCGAACCCAGAAAATTGGTTAAAAAGAAAGAAATAATCAGAGCGGTAATTGTTAGACAGAAAAGATCTTTGCGCAGAAAAGACGGTAGCTATATTAGATTTGATGATAATGCGGCCGTGATTCTGGACGGCAAAGAACCAAAAGGAAATAGAATTTTCGGCCCGGTAGCCAGAGAATTAAAAGATAAAGGTTTTGATAAAATAATTTCATTAGCAGCCGAGGTATTATAAAATATGGAAATCAAATCAGGCGACATAGTTTTAATCATTACCGGAAAAGACAAAAATAAAAGCGGAAAAGTGACCGAAGTCTATCCAAAAGACAATAGAATTACTATTGAAGGTTTAAATATCGTTAAAAGGCACAAGAAGCCAAAAAAAGAAGGAGAGAAGGGGCAGAGAGTAGAAGTGTCGCGTCCAATGAATATTTCTAATGTGAAGATAATCTGCCCGAAATGCAAAAAAGCCACCCGTATTGGGCATAGGATACTGGAGAAAAATAAGGCACGGATATGTAAAAAGTGCCTACAGGAAATATAATATGTTAAAGGAAAAATACATTAAAGAAGTAATACCTGAAATGAAAAAACGGTTTGGATACCGGAATGATTTGGCTGTGCCAAAAATCGAGAAAGTGGTAGTTAATATCGGAATCGGCAGTATCACTGTTTCTAAAGACGAAAAAACACAAGAATTAATTATCAGAGATTTGACTTTAATTACAGGCCAAAAGCCATTAATAACACTGGTCAAGAAAGCAATTTCTGCTTTTAAAACAAGAGAAGGAATGCCGGTCGGATTAAAAGTGACTTTGCACGGTAAAAGAATGTATGATTTTCTTTCTCGCCTGATAAATATTGTTTTGCCGAGAACCAGGGATTTTCGGGGATTAAATCCAAAATCAATCGATAAAGACGGCAATTTGACGATTGGCATCAAAGAACATATTATTTTCCCAGAAATATCCCAAGAAGACATCAGAAGGATTTTCGGCATGGAAATAACAATTGTAATTCACGAAAAAAATAAAGAAAGAGCATTGGAATTTTATAAACTAATGGGTTTTCCAATTAAATAAAACGTATGGCTAAGACATCCGATATTGCTAAATCACATAAAAAACCAAAGTTTTCAACGCGAAAAATCAACCGCTGTTTTCGCTGCGGTCGCAGACACGGCTATATGCGCAAATTCGGTTTGTGCCGTATTTGTTTCAGAGAATTAGCCAACAAAGGGGAACTTCCTGGTATTAAAAAATCAAGCTGGTAAACCCGTATATCGGGACAAGAATATATGAGAACAGATCCTATAAGCGACATGTTAACAAGGATAAGAAACGCTCAAGCAGTTGGACATAAAACTGTAGTTTTTCCGCACTCTAAAATCAAATTTGAATTGGCAAAACTTTTAAGCGTTGAAGGATATTTGGGCGCTGTTAAAGAATCGGGCAAGGAGACCAAAAAAGAATTGGAAGTGGATTTAAAATATAAAGACAACAAAAATATATCTCCTAAAATCCAGGGATTAATCAGAATAAGCAAGGCGGGACAAAGGATTTATGTTTCTAAAAACAATTTAATTAAGTTTTCACAGGGCCGCGGAATTATTATTCTCACAACTTCCAGCGGGCTTATGACTGACAGGGATGCCAAAAAAAATAGCTTGGGAGGAGAATTAATTTGTAGAGTTTTTTAATATTAATATGAGTAGAATCGGCAAACAACCAATAATTATTCCAGATGGAGTCGAAGTGAAAATCGATAAAGATTTAATATTGGTTAAAGGGGAAAAAGGCGAATTGACCCAAAAATTAACGTCAGAAATCGAAGTTGAAATCAAAGACAAAACGATTTTATTAAAAGAATTGAAGAAAACAAAAAACAGCTCTGCTTTATGGGGAACATTCAGGGCATTAATAGCTAATATGACGGAAGGAGTAAGTAAGGGATTTGAGAAAAAATTAATTATTGAAGGGATCGGCTATAAGGCGATGATGAGTGGGAATAAATTGGTTTTGAATTTAGGCTTTTCCCACTCCATAGAAGTTGAAGTTCCGAAGATGATAGAATTTAAAGTGGAGAAAAATACAATAACTATTTCCGGGATAGACAAACAGATGGTCGGCCAGACAGCCGCCGAAATCAGGAGTTACAGAAAGCCAGAGCCGTACAAAGGCAAAGGAATCAGATACGAAAATGAAATAGTCAGAAGAAAAGCCGGTAAGAAGGCAGTTGCGACAGCTGGATAAAATCATGAAAAAACAAAAACAAGAAAAAAGAATCGCCAGGCATAAAAGAATCAAAGCAAAAACAATAGGCAATGCAAAATGCCCGCGGCTTTGCGTTTTTAGAAGCAATAAGCATGTTTACGCGCAGTTAATAGACGACGAAAAAGGCAAAACATTAGTTTCTGCCAACGATAATGAAATAAAGAAGCTTCCCAAAGGGAAGGTGGCAATTGCACAAGAGGTTGGAAAATTATTGGCCGAAAAAGCAAAAGACCTACCTGCTGGCAAGCAGGTTGAAAAGGTTATTTTTGACCGGGCAGGATATAAATATCATGGAAGAATAAAATCATTAGCAGACGGAGCACGTATGGGGGGTTTAAAATTTTAAATTTATGACAGAAGAAAAAAAATTCGAAAGAAAACCAAGAACCAGAAGAGGTGATAGAAAAGAAGAGAAGTCAGAATTTGAGCAGAAACTTTTAGATATCCGCAGAACTGCTCGAATGGTTGCCGGAGGCAGAAGATTCAGCTTCCGAGCATTAGTTATTATCGGAAACAGGCAGGGCAAAGTTGGAATCGGTTTGGCGAAAGGAGCTGATGTGACTATCGCAGTCGAAAAAGCAGTGAATCAAGCCAAGAAGAATCTGATTCAAGTTCCGATTACAGAGAATAAATCAATCAGCCAGATGACTGAAGCAAAATTCGGTGCAGCTAAAGTTATGTTGAAACCAGCTCCGAAAGGAAGAGGAATTATTGCTGGTGGCGCAGTCAGAGTTATTTGCAATTTATCCGGAATAGAAAACGTGGTTTCCAAAATTATCGGAAGAACAACGAATAAATTAGCCAATGCTGAGGCAGCAATTGAAGCATTAAGAAAATTATCATAAAGAAGTCTGACTTCTTCATAATATGCAACTACATCAAGTAAAACCAATTTATTCCCAGAAAGCGAAAAAGCGTGTCGGCCGAGGAGGCAAACGCGGGACTTATTCTGGAAAGGGATTAAAAGGGCAATTATCAAGAGCTGGTAGAAAACTTAGGCCGGAAATCCGCGATTTTATCAAAAAAATTCCCAAAAAAAGAGGATACAGGTTTAAATCGTTTGCTACGAAACCGCAGATTGTTAATTTGAAGGATTTGGAAAAAAAGTATAATAATGGAGAAATAGTCAGTCCGGAAACATTGCTCGAAAAAAGATTAATTGTTAAAGTTAATAACAGGGTGCCAGATGTTAAAATTCTGGGTGATGGAAAATTAAAAAAGAAACTGAAAGTTGAAAATTGCAGAATGTCAAAATCCGTAGAAAAAATATGCAATGGTTAGAAAAAATTAAACAACTTTTCAAGGTTAAAGAATTAAGGAACAAAATATTATTTGTTGCCGGTTTATTAATAGTTTTTAGCCTGATTTCAAATATTCCAGTGCCGGGAGTTAATACAGAAAAACTCCGGGCATTTTTTCAAGGAAATCAGCTTTTTGGCTTGATTAATATTTTTACCGGAGGCGCAATGCAGAATTTTTCAATCGCTATGTTGGGTCTTGGACCATTTATTACTGCCACGATTATTTTACAGCTTTTAACCATGATTTTCCCGAAACTTAAAGAAATGTACCATGAATCAGGCCCGGAAGGACAGAGAAAATTTAACCAATACGGAAGAATTTTGACTGTTCCTCTGGCAGCCCTGCAAGCATATGCAATGATAAATCTTTTAACCAGCCAACAGATAGTTATTCCTCTGTCTTCATTCGCATTATTTACTGCCATTGCTACAATTACGGCCGGAGCGGTTTTTCTGATGTGGCTGGGCGAATTAATTTCCGAAAAAGGAATCGGCAACGGAGTTTCTTTATTGATTTTTGCCGGTATTGTCGGAAGAATTCCTTCATCTATCCAGCAGATTATCGCGACTTATACTCCGGCGCAATTGCCCGCATATCTGGGTTTTATAATTGTGGCAGTTCTGGTAATTGTCGGGGTCGTTATAATTAATGAGTCCCAGAGAAAAGTTCCTATTGCTTATGCAAAAAGGATTAAGGGGCGAAGAGTTTACGGCGGATTCTCGACTTATCTACCTTTAAAAGTCAACCAGGCAGGAGTGATTCCTATAATCTTTGCTTTGTCTATTATGCTTTTTCCGGGAATGATTGCCAAGTTTTTTTCGACTGCTTCCAACCTGACAATTGCGAAAATAGCGACATCAATCGGGAATATTTTTCAGGACCAGATTTTTTATGCTGTTGTTTATTTTATTTTAGTAGTAGTGTTTACCTTTTTTTATACTTCGGTTACTTTCGATCCGAAAGCGATTGCCGAAAATGTTCAGAAAAACGGTGGGTTTGTGCCGGGTATTAGGCCGGGTGAGAATACTGCTGCATTTTTCTCACACGTTTTATACAAGATTACTTTTGTCGGGGCTTTGTTTTTGGGTTTGATTGCTGTTTTGCCGACAATAGTCCAGGGAGCTACTGGCCTTGCTTCAATGACTATCGGAGGTACAGCGGTTTTAATCGTTGTTTCCGTGGTTTTGGAAACAATGAAGCAAGTTGAATCGCAATTAACAATGAGGGATTATGAAGGATTTTAAAAATTTTATTTTAATCGGACCGCCAGGATGCGGAAAAGGAACGCAGGCAAAACGCTTATTGGAACGTTTTAAAGGCGCTTATTATATTTCTACTGGCAAACTATTCAGGAAATTAACAGAACAAAAGACCGATGTTGGTGAAAGAATAAAATCAGTTGTTGAAAGCGGAGGACTGCCGTTTGATGATTTAGCCACCACTTTATGGATGTATGACATTGCCCAGAATCTTAAAAAAAATCAGGGGATTATTGCTGACGGGTTTCCGAGAAGATTACAGGAAGCGAAAGACTTGGATGATTTTTTGAAGTTTTTAGATAGAAAGAAAAATACTAAATTTATTCTTATTAATATTTCTGAAAAAGAAGCATTAAAAAGATTGCCCAAAAGAAACAGAGCTGATGACGAAGCAAAGGATATTAAAAAACGCTTTATTTTATACAAAAAAAGAACCGTTCCCGCAATAAATTATTTGAAAAAACATTATAATTTGGTTTATATTAACGGCGAACAAACAAGAGAAAATGTTTTTAAGGATATTTTAAAAGTAATAAAATAAATGGTGAATATTTACATAGAAAAAGAAATTGAAATAATGAAGCAGGGCGGAAGCATTTTGGCAAAAATAATAAAAAAAGTTGCCAAACATGCAAAACCCGGCATAACTACAAAAGAATTAGATGAGGTCGCTCAAGACCTTATTTTTTCTTACGGCGTAAAGCCGGCCTTTAAAGGTTTTAATAATTATCCGGCTGTTTTATGCGCTTCTGTGAATGAAGAAATAGTTCACGCAGTGCCGAGCAATAGGAAATTGAAACAAGGAGATTTATTGACTCTTGATTTAGGAATCAGATTCCCAGCAAA is drawn from Patescibacteria group bacterium and contains these coding sequences:
- a CDS encoding type Z 30S ribosomal protein S14; its protein translation is MAKTSDIAKSHKKPKFSTRKINRCFRCGRRHGYMRKFGLCRICFRELANKGELPGIKKSSW
- the rpsH gene encoding 30S ribosomal protein S8, encoding MRTDPISDMLTRIRNAQAVGHKTVVFPHSKIKFELAKLLSVEGYLGAVKESGKETKKELEVDLKYKDNKNISPKIQGLIRISKAGQRIYVSKNNLIKFSQGRGIIILTTSSGLMTDRDAKKNSLGGELICRVF
- the rplF gene encoding 50S ribosomal protein L6: MSRIGKQPIIIPDGVEVKIDKDLILVKGEKGELTQKLTSEIEVEIKDKTILLKELKKTKNSSALWGTFRALIANMTEGVSKGFEKKLIIEGIGYKAMMSGNKLVLNLGFSHSIEVEVPKMIEFKVEKNTITISGIDKQMVGQTAAEIRSYRKPEPYKGKGIRYENEIVRRKAGKKAVATAG
- the rplR gene encoding 50S ribosomal protein L18 gives rise to the protein MKKQKQEKRIARHKRIKAKTIGNAKCPRLCVFRSNKHVYAQLIDDEKGKTLVSANDNEIKKLPKGKVAIAQEVGKLLAEKAKDLPAGKQVEKVIFDRAGYKYHGRIKSLADGARMGGLKF
- a CDS encoding 30S ribosomal protein S5; amino-acid sequence: MTEEKKFERKPRTRRGDRKEEKSEFEQKLLDIRRTARMVAGGRRFSFRALVIIGNRQGKVGIGLAKGADVTIAVEKAVNQAKKNLIQVPITENKSISQMTEAKFGAAKVMLKPAPKGRGIIAGGAVRVICNLSGIENVVSKIIGRTTNKLANAEAAIEALRKLS
- a CDS encoding uL15 family ribosomal protein; its protein translation is MQLHQVKPIYSQKAKKRVGRGGKRGTYSGKGLKGQLSRAGRKLRPEIRDFIKKIPKKRGYRFKSFATKPQIVNLKDLEKKYNNGEIVSPETLLEKRLIVKVNNRVPDVKILGDGKLKKKLKVENCRMSKSVEKICNG
- the secY gene encoding preprotein translocase subunit SecY; translated protein: MQWLEKIKQLFKVKELRNKILFVAGLLIVFSLISNIPVPGVNTEKLRAFFQGNQLFGLINIFTGGAMQNFSIAMLGLGPFITATIILQLLTMIFPKLKEMYHESGPEGQRKFNQYGRILTVPLAALQAYAMINLLTSQQIVIPLSSFALFTAIATITAGAVFLMWLGELISEKGIGNGVSLLIFAGIVGRIPSSIQQIIATYTPAQLPAYLGFIIVAVLVIVGVVIINESQRKVPIAYAKRIKGRRVYGGFSTYLPLKVNQAGVIPIIFALSIMLFPGMIAKFFSTASNLTIAKIATSIGNIFQDQIFYAVVYFILVVVFTFFYTSVTFDPKAIAENVQKNGGFVPGIRPGENTAAFFSHVLYKITFVGALFLGLIAVLPTIVQGATGLASMTIGGTAVLIVVSVVLETMKQVESQLTMRDYEGF
- a CDS encoding nucleoside monophosphate kinase — protein: MKDFKNFILIGPPGCGKGTQAKRLLERFKGAYYISTGKLFRKLTEQKTDVGERIKSVVESGGLPFDDLATTLWMYDIAQNLKKNQGIIADGFPRRLQEAKDLDDFLKFLDRKKNTKFILINISEKEALKRLPKRNRADDEAKDIKKRFILYKKRTVPAINYLKKHYNLVYINGEQTRENVFKDILKVIK